In Candidatus Peregrinibacteria bacterium, a single window of DNA contains:
- a CDS encoding peptide chain release factor-like protein yields MNFPIELPPVFFQKAATLKIFPQDIFEQFIRGSGAGGQKINKTSSTVLLKHLPTKTEVRCQKHREQSKNRISAYKLLILKIEDQIRGKESERAKRIFKLIKQKQKRSKRAKEKVLKSKKFQSEKKENRKKIWSV; encoded by the coding sequence ATGAACTTTCCCATCGAACTTCCTCCCGTATTTTTCCAAAAAGCAGCAACACTGAAAATTTTCCCGCAAGACATTTTCGAACAATTTATTCGTGGGAGTGGCGCTGGTGGACAGAAAATAAATAAAACATCCTCGACAGTTTTGCTCAAACACTTGCCGACGAAAACAGAAGTGCGCTGTCAAAAACACCGGGAACAGAGTAAAAATCGAATTTCTGCCTATAAACTTTTGATTTTAAAAATTGAGGATCAGATTAGGGGAAAGGAATCTGAGCGAGCGAAAAGAATCTTTAAGCTCATTAAACAGAAACAAAAAAGATCAAAACGCGCCAAAGAAAAAGTATTGAAATCGAAAAAATTTCAGAGCGAAAAAAAGGAAAATCGAAAAAAGATATGGTCAGTATAG
- a CDS encoding S8 family serine peptidase, with protein MRYFQKILIFLLLFGSFSILPVAKADAVSIFPPQFHIGDEVIIQGEGFGELSPEYSAICFSDDKHCMLGDSTGILSWTDSGITLRAQYLTATQTDTTTVPSSGNIMVYAKKVSQSCSGPQCTTTTFSEKTATVPYTILPSILGVTNSDGIKISESYPGEIVTIIGYYFGNGAERVSFSATDGEIVQWTDTKITVKVPSPPRSMAKQAKLNVFRDLSVYGSYDFEVLSPLESADDQYSGAQTYLETTHIDELWDLIKPEKEVVVAVIDDGVYLNHEDLQGAFWTNIEEIAGNSVDDDQNGYIDDRRGWNFLNNSNDIDVLSSHGTSVAGIIAANKDNKLGVAGIASGKAKIMSLVVCDENGCPDNFIISAIRYAVDNGARVINLSLSGKKLTSYTTAYDDVIKYAWEKGVPVIAAAGNGDLLETGINTTDFPVSPVCNETESDMILGVGATTAENVRAKWSNSGKCADLFAPGEKIIGLTVSQGEGGGSYNFASGTSFSAPIISGVAAYILSAYPEMSNTELNSYFIKNTNVGIFDAKKLAEALKSGYDASKDTGNKWTGIKIFPPPEEISGEVSSKGKNEEVPSVFLDDIRDSEFKDGILNLRSKNIIQGYPDGTFKPRITINRAEFMRIVIGAIKIEIGGADCFSDVHDEWFAPYVCAAKQNYIISGYSDGTFQPSNSINVAEALKITLNAFKIWTREKSSPEEEWFLPYVDSAKTNNLYLHTFDDASQFIRREEMAEVISRILN; from the coding sequence ATGAGATATTTTCAAAAAATTCTTATTTTTCTTCTCTTATTCGGAAGTTTCTCAATTCTTCCGGTTGCAAAAGCAGATGCAGTATCAATCTTTCCACCTCAGTTTCACATTGGCGATGAAGTCATTATTCAGGGAGAAGGCTTTGGAGAACTTTCTCCTGAATATAGCGCGATATGTTTTTCCGATGACAAACATTGCATGCTCGGAGATTCAACAGGAATTCTCTCTTGGACCGACTCAGGTATCACTCTTCGTGCTCAGTATCTCACGGCTACTCAAACAGACACCACAACTGTCCCCTCTTCTGGGAACATCATGGTCTATGCGAAAAAGGTGTCTCAGTCTTGTTCTGGACCTCAGTGTACCACCACCACTTTCAGCGAAAAGACGGCAACAGTTCCATATACGATTCTCCCCAGTATTTTGGGAGTTACCAATTCTGATGGAATCAAAATTTCAGAATCATATCCGGGTGAAATAGTCACTATTATTGGGTATTATTTTGGAAATGGAGCTGAGCGGGTGAGTTTTTCCGCAACAGATGGAGAAATAGTACAGTGGACTGATACGAAAATCACCGTAAAAGTTCCGTCTCCGCCAAGAAGTATGGCAAAACAAGCGAAGCTCAATGTTTTTCGGGATCTCAGCGTGTATGGATCGTATGATTTTGAAGTTCTTTCACCTTTAGAAAGCGCAGACGATCAGTATTCTGGAGCACAGACATATCTTGAAACGACGCACATTGATGAACTCTGGGATCTTATCAAACCTGAAAAAGAAGTGGTAGTGGCGGTGATTGATGATGGAGTGTATTTAAATCATGAAGATCTTCAGGGGGCTTTTTGGACAAATATCGAAGAAATTGCAGGAAATAGTGTTGATGATGATCAGAATGGATACATTGATGATCGTCGCGGATGGAATTTTTTGAATAATTCAAACGATATCGATGTTCTCTCTTCTCATGGAACATCTGTTGCGGGAATTATTGCAGCGAATAAAGACAATAAACTCGGAGTTGCGGGAATCGCTTCGGGGAAAGCAAAAATTATGTCTCTCGTGGTGTGTGATGAAAATGGATGTCCTGATAATTTTATTATTTCGGCGATTCGATATGCAGTCGACAACGGAGCTCGTGTTATCAATTTGAGCCTCTCTGGGAAAAAACTTACTTCCTATACCACCGCATATGATGACGTCATAAAATATGCATGGGAGAAAGGAGTTCCTGTCATCGCTGCGGCCGGAAATGGAGATCTTCTTGAAACAGGAATTAATACTACAGATTTTCCTGTTTCTCCTGTCTGTAACGAAACGGAATCTGACATGATTTTGGGAGTCGGAGCGACAACTGCAGAAAATGTTCGCGCAAAGTGGAGTAATAGCGGAAAATGCGCTGATCTTTTTGCCCCCGGAGAAAAAATTATTGGTCTTACTGTTTCTCAAGGTGAGGGTGGCGGTTCTTACAATTTTGCAAGTGGAACTTCTTTCTCTGCTCCGATCATTTCTGGAGTTGCGGCATACATTCTTTCGGCGTATCCAGAAATGAGCAATACTGAGCTGAATTCCTATTTTATTAAAAATACAAATGTCGGTATTTTTGATGCAAAGAAACTAGCAGAAGCTCTCAAAAGTGGATATGATGCGTCAAAAGATACGGGAAACAAGTGGACAGGAATAAAAATATTTCCACCTCCAGAAGAAATTTCTGGAGAAGTTTCATCTAAAGGAAAAAATGAAGAAGTTCCGAGTGTATTTTTGGATGATATACGCGATTCGGAATTTAAAGATGGAATATTGAATCTTCGATCAAAAAATATTATTCAGGGATATCCCGATGGAACATTTAAACCACGAATAACAATAAATCGGGCTGAGTTTATGAGAATAGTAATTGGTGCGATCAAAATTGAAATCGGGGGAGCAGATTGTTTTTCAGATGTTCACGACGAATGGTTTGCGCCGTACGTGTGTGCTGCAAAACAAAATTATATTATCAGTGGATATTCTGATGGAACTTTCCAGCCATCAAATAGTATTAATGTAGCAGAAGCTCTCAAAATTACGCTCAATGCGTTCAAGATCTGGACGAGAGAAAAATCTTCTCCAGAGGAAGAGTGGTTTCTCCCGTATGTAGATTCTGCAAAGACAAACAACTTGTACCTTCACACGTTTGACGATGCGTCGCAATTTATCCGAAGGGAAGAAATGGCAGAAGTAATTTCCCGCATATTGAACTAA
- a CDS encoding phosphatidylserine/phosphatidylglycerophosphate/cardiolipin synthase family protein — translation MIKNILSELRQQKYFLKKVGIFFLFFCIVLFSLATVSGNFYSFLSEKAYVPRVVKHAQKNLEGKIFFNDSPNTKIFTDLLVNALQSTRESIDIAVYSFNHEQISKALFRAAEQGKSVHMILDSEKEKTFSSLYGSPSGISVSYRGNSSSSAYMHHKFLLVDSHTESPKLFMGSFNFTDLQESYDPSFIAEFEDSEIISAFAEEYELLASGVSGYKKLRTEGYKPFAKRLEYENGFFEIWFGPGFKENSIKERTLDLIKNAKKSIQIIIWRFNDRDIMHELFQKAKAGVQISILTDDYYLWSEDSILPELVYQIQKNKFSNVEIVSDFVNTLDLKGEIKVENQYFNPYLHQHTLLVDGNTVLSGTNNWTDGGFNKNDESIFISDVPFLVEGFQKSFVTNYEAIRKSKLEYTREGNTLIFENMPEEFLGATFAIYQEESEKSIVPDACFKSDISSRSQTFVIPENCLGEHSLALVFDASSHVLGGNYLSF, via the coding sequence ATGATCAAAAACATTCTTTCTGAACTTCGGCAGCAGAAATATTTTTTGAAAAAAGTTGGTATTTTTTTCCTCTTTTTCTGTATTGTACTTTTTTCTTTAGCAACAGTTTCGGGAAATTTTTATTCATTTTTATCTGAAAAAGCGTATGTCCCAAGAGTTGTAAAACATGCGCAAAAAAACCTGGAAGGGAAAATATTTTTTAATGATTCCCCAAATACCAAAATTTTTACAGATCTCTTGGTGAATGCTCTTCAAAGTACTCGTGAGTCCATTGATATTGCCGTATATTCTTTCAATCACGAACAAATTTCAAAAGCACTGTTCCGTGCCGCTGAACAAGGAAAAAGCGTTCATATGATTCTCGACAGCGAGAAAGAAAAAACATTTTCTTCTTTGTATGGAAGTCCTTCGGGAATATCAGTTTCATATAGAGGAAATTCGTCTTCTTCGGCATATATGCATCATAAATTTCTTCTCGTGGATTCTCACACAGAATCACCGAAATTATTTATGGGATCTTTTAATTTTACCGATCTCCAAGAATCCTATGATCCCAGTTTCATTGCGGAATTTGAAGATTCGGAAATTATCAGCGCGTTTGCTGAAGAGTATGAACTCCTTGCATCAGGAGTTTCTGGATACAAAAAATTAAGAACCGAAGGATATAAACCATTCGCGAAGCGTCTCGAATATGAAAATGGGTTTTTTGAGATTTGGTTTGGTCCAGGATTCAAGGAAAATTCCATAAAAGAACGAACGCTTGATCTCATTAAAAACGCTAAAAAATCAATTCAGATTATTATCTGGCGTTTCAATGATCGAGACATCATGCATGAGCTTTTTCAAAAAGCGAAAGCAGGTGTTCAGATCTCAATTCTCACAGATGACTATTATCTCTGGTCGGAAGATTCGATATTGCCCGAACTTGTCTATCAAATACAAAAGAATAAGTTCTCCAACGTTGAAATCGTGAGTGATTTTGTAAACACCTTGGATTTAAAAGGCGAGATTAAGGTTGAGAATCAGTATTTTAATCCCTATCTCCATCAGCACACTCTTCTCGTTGATGGAAATACGGTTCTTTCCGGAACAAATAATTGGACAGATGGAGGATTCAATAAAAATGACGAAAGCATTTTTATTTCAGATGTACCTTTCTTGGTGGAAGGATTCCAAAAATCATTTGTGACAAATTATGAAGCGATTCGAAAATCGAAACTGGAATACACGCGTGAAGGAAATACTCTTATTTTTGAAAATATGCCCGAAGAATTTCTGGGAGCAACATTCGCGATATACCAAGAAGAAAGCGAAAAAAGTATTGTTCCTGATGCTTGTTTTAAGAGCGATATTTCTTCGCGCTCACAAACATTTGTCATTCCAGAAAACTGCCTTGGAGAGCATTCTCTCGCTCTTGTATTCGACGCTTCATCTCATGTACTCGGAGGGAACTACCTCTCCTTTTAG
- a CDS encoding ABC transporter ATP-binding protein, whose translation MENFRSQTWLYQQRNKIRQEVVPVIFEKTQKQYLRRLLKKFQKQICVFLILAFGTILLEIGIPFISDIFLRHQVLALNIRESYQVFFLLLLLLGVYGTLSYGNIRIEKTILVRIMNELRKSWFESFIRKSLFSLTNQEKSVLITKISFHFTLLQQGITNSVISMVHWGFLSLGLLIITFFLNKNLFILSGLLLPISFLICFLAYVVAKYYVSQEQTMYSKILQHMSLALEEFPLVKFHHLEKKKLRQFNEMVEIDSYFRIRREIWLKFGNTILFGSLVLFGAAAYLLEVYFPFLHFEYAGQGFVFAMVFGLMIKLLYLSLRIGLYLPPLKLGAILSIPNFSLPPFLHRKNLKLDAITFRALRASLEKNTILRKASFTFEKGARILFFGQTDAARIALSRIFTANAPKNLGNPWVILMDSKRYLYNAWKKKYLPPLFIDPEFRTERTFLEVISQKNPEDMSSDEIQSIIEKLGAHPEFQYIFDHTKALGRKIPPYSLSLMERGLLQLAHALIHPPLLLVIDSVFLDLNHPGINAAIQTIAKELSETVIICFSREENSILSYDQKHSF comes from the coding sequence GTGGAAAACTTTCGTTCACAGACCTGGCTCTATCAGCAAAGAAATAAGATACGGCAAGAAGTCGTTCCAGTCATTTTTGAAAAAACGCAAAAACAATATTTACGGAGATTACTCAAAAAATTTCAAAAACAAATATGTGTTTTTTTGATTCTTGCGTTTGGAACAATCCTCTTAGAAATTGGAATTCCGTTCATTTCCGATATTTTTCTGAGGCACCAAGTTCTTGCCCTGAATATTCGGGAATCCTACCAGGTTTTTTTCTTACTGCTTCTGCTTCTCGGTGTCTATGGAACGCTCTCCTACGGAAATATTCGAATTGAAAAAACCATCCTCGTAAGAATTATGAATGAACTCAGGAAATCTTGGTTTGAAAGTTTTATCAGAAAATCACTTTTTTCCCTTACCAATCAAGAAAAATCAGTTCTTATTACGAAGATTTCATTTCATTTTACTCTTTTGCAGCAGGGAATTACAAATTCTGTTATATCGATGGTGCATTGGGGATTCCTTTCTCTCGGACTCCTCATTATTACTTTTTTTCTCAATAAAAATCTTTTTATTTTGAGCGGACTTCTTTTGCCGATTTCATTTCTCATTTGTTTTCTTGCCTATGTTGTTGCGAAATACTACGTTTCACAGGAGCAGACAATGTATTCCAAAATATTGCAGCATATGTCTCTCGCTCTCGAGGAATTCCCGCTCGTGAAATTTCATCATCTCGAAAAGAAAAAACTACGACAATTTAATGAAATGGTGGAAATTGACTCGTATTTTCGAATACGCCGAGAAATATGGCTGAAATTTGGAAATACCATTCTCTTCGGAAGTCTTGTTCTCTTTGGTGCTGCTGCATATTTGCTCGAAGTGTATTTCCCATTTCTTCATTTCGAATATGCGGGACAAGGTTTTGTTTTTGCGATGGTATTTGGACTCATGATAAAGCTTCTCTATTTAAGTTTGCGGATTGGACTCTATCTTCCTCCTCTGAAACTCGGCGCTATTCTCAGCATTCCGAATTTTTCCCTGCCTCCATTTTTGCACAGAAAAAATCTAAAACTTGATGCTATTACATTCAGGGCACTCCGAGCATCCCTTGAAAAAAATACCATTCTGAGAAAAGCATCTTTCACTTTTGAAAAAGGCGCACGGATACTATTTTTTGGTCAAACAGATGCGGCAAGAATTGCCCTTTCGCGTATTTTTACCGCAAATGCTCCAAAAAACCTTGGAAATCCATGGGTTATTCTTATGGATTCCAAGCGATATCTCTACAATGCGTGGAAAAAGAAGTATCTTCCTCCACTTTTTATTGATCCCGAATTCAGAACAGAAAGGACGTTCCTCGAAGTGATTTCCCAAAAAAATCCGGAAGATATGAGTTCTGATGAAATTCAGAGCATTATAGAAAAACTCGGAGCACATCCAGAATTCCAGTACATATTCGATCACACAAAGGCACTCGGAAGAAAAATTCCGCCGTACAGCCTCTCGCTTATGGAAAGGGGACTTTTGCAACTTGCTCACGCACTCATTCATCCGCCGTTGCTTCTGGTGATTGACTCTGTTTTTCTTGATCTCAATCATCCGGGAATAAATGCGGCGATACAAACCATCGCGAAAGAGCTTTCAGAAACAGTCATAATTTGTTTTTCTCGAGAAGAAAATAGCATTCTCTCTTATGATCAAAAACATTCTTTCTGA
- a CDS encoding trypsin-like peptidase domain-containing protein: MNLSHEKYIIGSLSFLLVLAIGVSGFFIALEKNENSMLFKRVKNLEETVGNVPETSQKNEKVDVQKIQTTYVEESQVIDVVEKVRPSVVSVIATKDLPVYRRQNILLYDPRTHQFVRPDENNGETEKVQTSAGSGFIFSKDGYIMSNRHVVADENADYTVVLSDGTELPAEVIARDNLNDVAILKVKDQTALQNIEPLTFGTSEGLRIGQRVIAIGNALAEFQNTVTTGIVSGLGRSVVASGGMEAEKIQGLIQTDAAINPGNSGGPLVSLDGQVIGMNTAIASGAEGIGFAIPSDDLQFIATSVENTGRIVRPFLGVQYVMLTPENAAKFQVSSTEGAFLVTDDTQNKNPIIENSPAEKAGLLPGDIITTIDGEKLTLENDLRRVIQKKSPNSTLKLEILRNEKREEVEAVLAEVL; the protein is encoded by the coding sequence ATGAACCTCTCTCATGAAAAATACATCATCGGCTCGCTTAGTTTTCTTCTTGTGCTCGCCATCGGAGTCAGTGGATTCTTTATCGCCCTTGAAAAAAATGAGAATTCGATGCTTTTTAAAAGGGTTAAAAATTTAGAGGAAACCGTGGGAAATGTTCCGGAAACTTCGCAAAAAAATGAAAAAGTCGATGTCCAAAAAATTCAGACAACATATGTCGAAGAATCTCAAGTGATTGATGTGGTCGAAAAAGTGAGACCGTCAGTTGTGAGCGTGATCGCGACAAAAGATCTCCCGGTATATCGCCGGCAAAACATTTTGCTCTATGATCCCCGTACCCATCAGTTTGTGAGACCTGATGAGAACAATGGAGAAACCGAAAAAGTTCAAACAAGCGCTGGATCTGGTTTTATTTTTTCAAAAGATGGGTACATTATGTCAAATCGCCACGTGGTAGCAGATGAAAATGCGGATTATACCGTAGTACTTTCTGATGGTACAGAGCTTCCTGCTGAGGTGATTGCTCGTGATAATTTGAATGATGTTGCTATTCTCAAAGTGAAAGATCAGACCGCGCTTCAGAACATTGAGCCGCTCACATTTGGCACTTCAGAAGGACTGCGCATTGGACAAAGGGTGATTGCTATTGGAAATGCGCTCGCGGAATTTCAAAATACGGTAACCACGGGAATTGTTTCTGGACTCGGAAGAAGTGTTGTGGCTTCGGGCGGAATGGAAGCAGAAAAAATTCAAGGACTTATTCAAACTGATGCGGCAATTAATCCAGGAAATTCGGGAGGACCACTTGTTAGTCTTGATGGGCAAGTAATCGGAATGAACACCGCAATTGCTTCTGGCGCGGAAGGCATTGGTTTTGCTATTCCTTCCGATGATCTCCAATTTATTGCTACATCTGTGGAAAATACAGGAAGAATTGTTCGTCCGTTTCTTGGGGTGCAGTACGTAATGCTGACTCCAGAGAATGCTGCAAAATTTCAAGTATCCTCTACTGAAGGAGCATTTCTTGTTACAGATGATACGCAAAACAAAAATCCGATTATTGAAAATTCTCCAGCAGAAAAAGCAGGGCTTCTTCCGGGAGATATCATCACCACTATTGATGGAGAAAAACTCACTCTGGAGAATGATTTGAGACGTGTAATACAGAAGAAATCTCCAAATTCAACTTTGAAACTTGAAATTTTGAGAAATGAAAAAAGGGAAGAAGTAGAAGCAGTTTTAGCGGAAGTTCTGTAA
- a CDS encoding VWA domain-containing protein, producing MIFTNIQSIGALFIFTGILVLAGFLIWNSLRKYRAIQNSFSPKSLERIQNYSSRVSLISLKKILLFAALISFGLILLRPEWGIQKVHSEAEGIDVVFALDVSESMKALDFSRGNSSVNRLDMAKEMISSFVKNKPNHRFGLVIFAGEAFPVSPLTLDHDTFLTFLDGVSFSDIRKQGTNLDEALKASYERLTRQKNGDENRGKAIVLITDGEEQEGNSDAILKTLLDSGIQVFSVGIGSDKGSLIQVGQDVFGRMQYKTHKGELVRTKLNETPLQEIARKTNGKYFHPESENDFLEIGNAVNSLQKTKIQRTISGQKEAQYPIFVALGFLFFLFGVFLPPALPEGFGNIWKRIFIFSKKMKLPFGLMLLFVLSGCNFQDLSFSYYVNAGNSFAARQNYEDALLEYEKATALETQDRHLSESNSASARYNMGEFEKSLEKYEFIQKSTCENISENEDLKTFCENISYNIGNTYYRIGEEIQKKENVLGTISRWEKAITAYEKALEISPNDALVQENKQFVEEKLKKLKEEQQKTDQKNAETNGDNSDPKKSQNTTEEDQKNNGNTSPNKENSSKDSSDDSGKNTPPDEKSGGGNENKKSSGDDSSSGDEQKPAENQSLDEKTRGELKKYMEDLEKTEKNSQKYFQQKPDAENAPSEDPFDAFFNDPFFNMNPFRNDPFFQPQFQGSPESDPNQKDW from the coding sequence ATGATTTTTACAAATATTCAGAGCATCGGCGCCCTTTTTATTTTCACAGGAATACTTGTTCTTGCTGGATTTCTCATCTGGAATTCACTACGGAAATATCGCGCTATTCAAAATTCTTTCTCTCCAAAATCACTCGAAAGAATTCAGAATTATTCTTCTCGAGTTTCACTTATTTCTCTCAAAAAAATACTCCTTTTTGCAGCACTTATTTCTTTTGGTCTCATTCTCCTCAGGCCAGAATGGGGAATACAAAAAGTACATTCAGAGGCAGAGGGAATTGATGTGGTGTTTGCTCTCGATGTTTCGGAGAGCATGAAAGCCCTTGATTTTTCTCGAGGGAATAGTTCTGTAAATCGCTTGGATATGGCGAAAGAAATGATTTCCTCTTTTGTAAAGAATAAGCCGAACCATCGCTTTGGCCTCGTGATTTTTGCGGGAGAAGCATTTCCCGTTTCTCCGCTGACTCTTGACCACGATACGTTTCTTACATTCCTCGACGGAGTTTCATTTTCAGATATTCGAAAGCAGGGAACAAATTTGGATGAAGCACTCAAAGCTTCGTATGAGCGGCTGACTCGTCAGAAGAACGGAGACGAGAACAGAGGAAAAGCAATCGTGCTTATTACCGATGGAGAAGAACAAGAAGGCAATTCCGATGCCATTTTGAAGACTCTCCTGGATTCTGGGATTCAAGTCTTTTCTGTCGGAATTGGAAGTGATAAAGGGAGTCTCATTCAGGTAGGACAAGATGTCTTTGGGAGAATGCAGTATAAAACTCACAAAGGGGAACTCGTTCGCACCAAATTAAACGAAACACCACTTCAAGAAATCGCGAGAAAAACCAATGGAAAATATTTTCATCCCGAATCGGAAAATGATTTTTTGGAAATTGGAAATGCAGTGAATTCTCTTCAGAAAACAAAAATTCAGCGAACTATTTCTGGTCAAAAAGAAGCACAATATCCAATCTTTGTTGCGCTTGGTTTTCTCTTTTTTCTCTTCGGAGTTTTTCTTCCGCCAGCTCTTCCGGAAGGCTTTGGAAATATTTGGAAACGGATCTTCATTTTTTCCAAAAAGATGAAACTTCCATTTGGACTCATGCTTCTTTTTGTTCTTTCTGGGTGCAATTTCCAAGATCTTTCATTTTCCTATTACGTAAATGCGGGGAATTCCTTTGCCGCTCGTCAGAATTATGAAGATGCCCTGCTTGAATACGAAAAGGCGACAGCACTTGAAACTCAAGATCGCCATCTCTCTGAAAGTAATTCCGCGAGCGCTCGATACAACATGGGAGAATTTGAGAAATCGCTCGAAAAATATGAATTTATTCAAAAAAGCACTTGTGAAAATATTTCAGAAAATGAAGACCTCAAAACTTTTTGTGAAAATATTTCCTATAACATCGGCAACACCTATTACCGCATCGGTGAAGAAATTCAGAAAAAAGAAAATGTTTTGGGAACAATCTCGAGATGGGAAAAAGCGATCACAGCGTATGAGAAAGCCCTTGAGATTTCTCCAAATGATGCTCTAGTTCAGGAAAATAAACAATTTGTAGAGGAAAAACTCAAAAAATTAAAGGAAGAACAGCAAAAAACAGATCAGAAAAATGCTGAGACCAATGGAGATAATTCTGATCCGAAAAAATCACAAAATACAACCGAAGAAGATCAAAAAAATAATGGGAATACTTCACCGAACAAAGAAAACTCCTCCAAAGATTCGAGCGATGACTCAGGGAAAAACACTCCACCGGATGAGAAAAGTGGTGGAGGAAATGAAAACAAAAAATCATCCGGAGATGACTCCTCGAGTGGAGATGAACAAAAACCAGCTGAAAATCAGTCGCTTGATGAAAAAACGCGCGGCGAACTCAAAAAATACATGGAAGATTTAGAGAAGACCGAAAAAAATAGCCAGAAATATTTTCAACAAAAACCGGATGCTGAGAATGCTCCATCCGAAGATCCGTTCGACGCATTTTTTAACGATCCATTTTTTAATATGAATCCATTTCGAAATGATCCGTTTTTTCAGCCGCAATTTCAGGGAAGTCCTGAGTCAGATCCCAACCAAAAGGATTGGTAA
- a CDS encoding VWA domain-containing protein: MIFLYPQYFWLLLMLPILGVLLVQKKKRPGIFLSVFDDLRKSTQKKWSGKFPIFLRAGLILLISLLSVMLLARPQNSYTEEKRSAEGIDIFLAFDVSESMRAEDLAPNRMEAAKAVIQKFLARTQNDRVGIILFAGKPFTESPLTFDTEMLQEYIAEVGTENINQRIPGLSGTAIGDAILAALQKFSVSADRSKVLILLTDGEANTGVDPILAAKLAAEKNVKVYTIGIGQNGGAPIPVTDMFGRKTYAVNPDGSKLLTKLDEKTLTQIADITKGKYFHATDTTALEQIFQEIGTLEKKKIETTSIVKYSENYEPYAGILIILFLGFLFLESRRISFP; the protein is encoded by the coding sequence GTGATTTTCTTGTATCCTCAGTATTTTTGGCTTCTCCTCATGCTTCCGATTCTCGGAGTTCTCCTTGTTCAGAAAAAAAAACGTCCCGGAATATTTCTTTCCGTTTTTGATGATCTCAGGAAATCGACACAGAAAAAATGGAGCGGGAAATTTCCAATATTTCTTCGCGCAGGGCTTATTCTCCTCATTTCTCTTCTCTCCGTCATGCTCCTAGCGCGTCCACAAAATTCGTATACTGAGGAAAAAAGATCGGCGGAAGGAATTGATATTTTTTTGGCATTTGATGTTTCGGAATCCATGCGAGCTGAAGATTTAGCGCCAAATCGAATGGAAGCAGCGAAAGCAGTGATACAAAAATTCCTGGCTCGTACTCAAAATGATCGTGTGGGAATTATTCTTTTTGCCGGGAAGCCATTTACGGAATCTCCACTCACATTTGATACGGAAATGTTGCAGGAATATATTGCGGAAGTGGGTACCGAAAATATCAATCAGCGCATTCCCGGTCTTTCTGGAACAGCAATTGGAGATGCAATTCTCGCTGCTCTTCAAAAGTTTTCTGTGAGCGCTGATCGATCAAAAGTGCTTATTCTTCTCACCGATGGAGAAGCAAATACCGGTGTCGATCCGATTCTCGCTGCAAAACTTGCGGCAGAAAAAAACGTGAAGGTGTATACAATTGGAATTGGACAAAATGGAGGCGCGCCGATTCCTGTTACGGACATGTTCGGTCGAAAAACCTATGCCGTAAATCCTGATGGCTCAAAACTTCTCACAAAACTTGATGAAAAAACGCTCACACAAATTGCAGATATTACGAAAGGAAAATATTTTCATGCAACTGATACTACGGCACTCGAACAAATATTTCAGGAAATTGGCACGCTTGAGAAAAAGAAAATTGAGACGACAAGTATCGTCAAATATTCTGAAAATTATGAGCCTTATGCGGGCATTCTCATCATCCTTTTTCTTGGGTTTTTATTTTTAGAATCAAGACGAATTTCTTTTCCATAA